The proteins below are encoded in one region of Geomonas ferrireducens:
- a CDS encoding XrtA-associated tyrosine autokinase: MSRIEMAMEKAARLREEGAPREAAEGSGTTEVATAAPPGNATRVATAPPTVPPERVLMPRHPFLVNLLDPHSPAAEEYRKLKSVLVKLTDGDRFKNAVMVTSSVPGEGKSLTALNLAASLAQGLDHTVLLVDADLRRPSLHKYLEIEQGPGLADILSGKAEIPDTIVQTGLGKLSLIRSGSHVENPVELFSSQKMRALVDELKNRYPDRYIIFDTPPLLPFAESRALANIVDGVLFVVMERLASESEVLEAYESVKGPGLLGVVYNAACEAGHDERYAYYKHYEGQGQ, encoded by the coding sequence ATGAGCAGAATTGAGATGGCGATGGAAAAGGCGGCACGGCTCAGAGAGGAAGGGGCTCCCCGCGAGGCGGCAGAGGGGAGCGGCACCACGGAGGTCGCGACGGCGGCGCCGCCGGGGAATGCGACGCGCGTCGCCACGGCGCCGCCGACAGTTCCGCCGGAGCGGGTGCTGATGCCCAGGCACCCCTTCCTGGTCAACCTCCTCGACCCGCACTCACCGGCTGCCGAGGAGTACCGAAAGCTTAAGTCGGTCCTCGTGAAGCTCACCGACGGGGACCGGTTCAAAAACGCGGTCATGGTGACGAGCTCGGTCCCCGGGGAAGGCAAAAGCCTCACGGCTCTCAACCTTGCAGCGAGCCTAGCCCAGGGGCTCGACCACACCGTCCTTCTGGTCGACGCGGACCTGCGCCGCCCGTCCCTGCACAAATACCTGGAGATAGAGCAGGGGCCGGGGCTCGCCGACATCCTCTCGGGTAAGGCCGAGATCCCTGACACCATCGTGCAGACCGGTCTCGGGAAACTCTCGCTGATCCGTTCGGGAAGCCATGTGGAGAACCCGGTGGAGCTTTTCTCCTCACAGAAGATGCGCGCCCTCGTGGACGAGCTGAAAAACCGCTACCCGGATCGCTACATCATCTTCGATACCCCTCCCTTGCTCCCCTTTGCCGAAAGCCGCGCCCTCGCCAATATCGTGGACGGTGTGTTGTTCGTCGTCATGGAGCGTCTCGCCAGCGAGAGCGAGGTGCTGGAGGCTTACGAGTCGGTGAAGGGGCCGGGGCTTTTGGGGGTGGTGTATAACGCGGCGTGCGAGGCCGGACACGACGAGCGCTACGCCTACTACAAGCACTACGAGGGGCAGGGCCAGTAG
- a CDS encoding XrtA/PEP-CTERM system-associated ATPase, translated as MYEEFFSFTRKPFELVPDPDFIFLSRSHKKAVTYLDYGIRERAGFLLLTGDVGSGKTTLIRDLIGKKYERVVLAKVFNTRVSVEQLLAMINDDFGLDVSGKDKVALIRDLNDFLLEQYAKGNAPILVIDEAQNLDAELLEEVRLLSNLESSHNKLLQIVLVGQPELRDTMAGPELMQLRQRISVSCHLTALSRDETTAYIMHRMEVAGNREAVVFTEEALDLVHGFSRGIPRLVNIICDFLLLAAFADEVRTVTAAMTHEVADDLDFERTYWGVGFPAPVGAPDPVNEAGGETLARVEGRLEVIEEDLGERLPRALKSFEEAMQRMHGEFSRRIESNEKKVTGIAEQLETVSYAIESLVLSSAGRPAAASFARRLMDGVSNIGVKK; from the coding sequence ATGTACGAGGAATTCTTCAGTTTCACCAGAAAGCCTTTCGAGCTCGTGCCGGACCCGGACTTCATCTTCCTCTCCCGGTCGCACAAAAAGGCGGTCACCTACCTCGATTACGGCATCAGGGAGCGGGCCGGGTTCCTTCTTCTGACCGGCGACGTGGGAAGCGGCAAGACCACCCTGATCAGGGACCTGATCGGCAAGAAGTACGAGCGGGTGGTGCTTGCCAAGGTGTTCAACACGCGCGTCAGCGTCGAGCAGCTCCTCGCCATGATAAACGACGACTTCGGCCTCGACGTCTCGGGCAAGGACAAGGTGGCCCTGATCCGGGACCTGAACGACTTCCTGCTGGAGCAGTACGCGAAGGGGAACGCGCCGATCCTCGTCATCGACGAGGCGCAGAACCTGGATGCTGAGCTCCTGGAGGAGGTGCGTCTGCTCTCAAACCTCGAGAGCTCGCACAACAAACTTCTGCAAATCGTCCTCGTGGGGCAGCCCGAACTGCGCGACACCATGGCGGGGCCCGAACTCATGCAGCTGCGCCAAAGGATCAGCGTGAGCTGCCACCTGACCGCGCTCTCGCGCGACGAGACCACCGCCTACATCATGCATCGGATGGAGGTCGCGGGGAACCGGGAGGCCGTCGTCTTCACCGAGGAGGCGCTCGACCTGGTCCACGGCTTCAGCCGCGGCATTCCGAGGCTCGTGAACATCATCTGCGACTTCCTGCTGCTTGCGGCCTTCGCCGACGAGGTGCGCACCGTGACCGCCGCGATGACGCACGAGGTGGCCGACGATCTCGATTTCGAGCGCACCTATTGGGGAGTGGGGTTCCCCGCTCCGGTTGGTGCGCCAGACCCCGTGAACGAGGCCGGTGGCGAGACGCTCGCGCGGGTCGAGGGGCGCCTGGAGGTTATCGAGGAGGACCTGGGTGAGCGCCTACCCAGGGCCTTGAAGAGCTTCGAGGAAGCGATGCAGCGGATGCATGGGGAGTTTTCGAGGCGCATCGAGAGTAACGAGAAGAAGGTTACCGGCATCGCGGAGCAGTTGGAGACGGTCTCCTACGCCATCGAGAGCCTGGTCCTCTCCTCCGCGGGGCGTCCAGCCGCCGCGAGCTTCGCGCGCCGACTGATGGACGGAGTCAGCAATATCGGGGTGAAAAAATGA
- a CDS encoding TIGR03016 family PEP-CTERM system-associated outer membrane protein, producing the protein MTGTFPTRRTAATFFAASVLAASPALAADFKVNPSLSLSEEYNDNLFQTAQREKTDFVTRVQPTIALSAEGGGFTTSLSYGVDYRYFAKNSRSYQLDHRAAMLGNLRFFDDFFHVDLSDTYSRVSSELARDLTGESLVVNQTLQNNAIVSPFLTWHLSGSSTLKTGYRYRDTRYWGGDGVDKREHDGYAELSHEISSGLVLSAGYTFARIISDADGLDRHEAFAGLKYDFGTGNFLYAKGGYDWQSFDSGLKTSDPFWDLGASRDFGLLVAAIGTKVQYTEDPQTLSTRNINHYATLSRNFPRGFASFTASWSKYEKEQQVPRDVERKVFFGLTGRYELSSGLTANLNLSGDRLDSTLPRDYPYHLTAGAGFDYAMSTNVVLAANYTHISYRDNLDSAAGSVEVNRAIVEMRITR; encoded by the coding sequence ATGACAGGGACCTTTCCGACGCGCCGCACCGCGGCGACCTTTTTCGCCGCATCAGTTCTGGCAGCCTCCCCGGCCCTGGCTGCCGATTTCAAGGTAAACCCATCGCTTTCTCTCAGCGAGGAGTACAACGACAACCTGTTCCAGACCGCCCAACGGGAGAAGACGGATTTCGTGACCCGCGTGCAGCCGACCATCGCGCTCTCGGCCGAGGGGGGGGGCTTCACTACCAGTCTCTCCTACGGCGTCGACTACCGCTATTTCGCGAAGAACAGCCGCAGCTACCAGTTGGATCACCGCGCCGCCATGCTGGGTAACCTCCGCTTCTTCGACGACTTCTTCCACGTGGACCTCTCCGACACCTACAGCCGGGTCTCCTCCGAGTTGGCGCGTGACCTGACCGGCGAAAGCCTTGTCGTCAACCAGACGCTGCAGAACAACGCCATCGTCTCGCCTTTTTTAACCTGGCATCTTTCCGGCAGTTCCACATTGAAAACCGGTTACCGTTACCGCGACACCCGCTACTGGGGAGGCGACGGGGTCGACAAGAGGGAGCACGACGGTTATGCCGAATTGAGCCACGAGATAAGTTCCGGGCTTGTTCTTTCCGCCGGTTACACCTTCGCCCGGATCATCTCCGATGCCGATGGTCTCGACCGTCACGAGGCCTTCGCCGGGCTCAAATACGACTTCGGCACCGGGAATTTCCTGTACGCCAAGGGAGGCTACGACTGGCAGTCCTTCGATAGCGGCCTGAAAACGAGCGACCCCTTCTGGGACCTCGGGGCCAGCCGGGATTTCGGCCTTCTGGTTGCCGCTATCGGGACCAAGGTGCAGTACACCGAGGACCCGCAGACGCTTTCCACCAGAAACATAAACCACTACGCCACCTTAAGCCGCAACTTCCCGCGCGGTTTCGCGAGTTTCACCGCCTCCTGGTCGAAATACGAGAAGGAGCAGCAGGTGCCGCGCGACGTCGAGAGGAAGGTCTTTTTCGGCCTTACCGGACGATACGAGCTCAGTTCCGGCCTGACGGCGAACCTGAACCTCTCCGGGGACCGCCTAGACAGCACGCTTCCCAGGGATTATCCCTACCACCTGACCGCCGGAGCCGGGTTTGATTACGCCATGAGCACCAATGTCGTGCTCGCGGCGAACTACACGCACATAAGCTACCGCGACAACCTTGACAGCGCTGCAGGTTCCGTCGAGGTGAACCGCGCCATAGTAGAGATGAGGATTACTAGGTGA
- a CDS encoding XrtA system polysaccharide deacetylase — MLNALTVDVEDYFQVSAFERYVDREKWDEYPLRVEANTRRVLDLFDSFGVKGTFFVLGWVAKRCPALVREIGARGHEIACHGYGHQLVYRLGKEKFREDVRGAKALLEDVTGNRVAGYRAPSYSITRQSLWALDVLVEEGFEFDSSIFPVYHDIYGLPGAPRFPHLIRRAGGVIREFPLSTYPLRVAGHQYLLPVAGGGYLRLFPVSFLRRCIEAINDREGEPAVLYFHPWETDPGQPRIRAGLKSRFRHYLNLDKTEGKLRTLLSGVRFGTMSEVFAGRGEGLPGAPDGVYS; from the coding sequence ATGCTGAACGCGCTCACCGTAGACGTCGAGGATTATTTCCAGGTTTCGGCCTTCGAGCGCTACGTGGACCGCGAGAAGTGGGACGAATATCCGTTGCGGGTGGAAGCGAACACGCGTCGGGTGCTGGATCTTTTCGACTCCTTCGGCGTCAAGGGAACCTTCTTCGTCCTCGGCTGGGTGGCAAAGCGCTGCCCCGCCCTGGTGCGCGAGATCGGTGCGCGGGGGCACGAGATCGCCTGCCACGGCTACGGACACCAGTTGGTCTACCGCCTGGGTAAGGAAAAGTTTCGCGAGGACGTGCGCGGCGCCAAGGCGCTTTTGGAAGACGTGACCGGCAACCGGGTGGCTGGTTACCGTGCCCCGAGTTATTCGATCACGAGGCAGTCACTTTGGGCCCTCGACGTCCTCGTCGAGGAGGGGTTCGAGTTCGACTCGAGCATCTTCCCGGTCTACCACGACATCTACGGTCTTCCCGGCGCGCCGCGATTCCCGCACCTGATCCGGCGCGCCGGCGGAGTGATCAGGGAGTTCCCGCTGAGCACCTACCCGTTGCGGGTGGCAGGGCACCAGTACCTCCTTCCGGTTGCGGGGGGAGGGTACCTGAGGCTCTTCCCCGTCTCCTTCCTTCGGCGCTGCATAGAGGCGATCAACGACAGGGAAGGAGAGCCCGCGGTGCTTTACTTTCATCCCTGGGAGACGGACCCGGGGCAGCCGCGTATCCGGGCCGGGCTCAAGTCCCGCTTCAGGCACTACCTGAACCTGGACAAGACCGAAGGGAAGCTGAGGACGCTGCTTTCCGGCGTCCGC